The proteins below are encoded in one region of Sporosarcina sp. FSL K6-1508:
- a CDS encoding Gfo/Idh/MocA family protein — translation MDKIRWGVLSTANIAQTQVIPAIFRAENAEVVAISSRGSKVHAIASALNIPKAYESYEELLDDPEIDAVYIPLPNHLHKEWVDKAAKQGKHILCEKPAALTAIEATEMVEGCRMQNVKFMEGFMYQLHPQHERVKEIIASGEIGDLKLIKSSHSFNLENRGNDIRMDKDMGGGSLYDVGCYSIQVIRHLSGAEPVEVHAIAEIEPESGIDISTYGYLKLDSGLTAIFDCSFDMTERNEYEIVGTKGTIKVPLAFRPDTNDGIGSILVQGNGTIREEKVYGDIYRLEIEHFSAAILTNTDPAISGQSTINNMRVIDACYQSIQSGKIVEVKVHL, via the coding sequence ATGGATAAAATTCGTTGGGGAGTTTTAAGCACAGCAAATATTGCACAAACACAGGTGATCCCGGCTATATTTCGAGCGGAAAATGCAGAAGTAGTTGCAATTTCAAGTCGGGGAAGTAAAGTACATGCAATTGCATCTGCATTAAATATACCTAAAGCATACGAAAGTTATGAAGAACTTCTGGATGATCCCGAAATAGATGCAGTATATATCCCTCTTCCTAATCACTTACATAAGGAGTGGGTGGATAAAGCAGCCAAGCAAGGCAAACACATACTTTGCGAGAAGCCAGCAGCTCTAACAGCTATTGAGGCTACCGAAATGGTAGAAGGTTGTCGTATGCAAAATGTGAAGTTCATGGAAGGGTTCATGTACCAGTTACATCCACAACATGAGCGGGTGAAAGAAATTATAGCTTCCGGAGAAATCGGTGATCTTAAATTAATAAAATCAAGCCACTCTTTTAATTTAGAAAACCGTGGTAATGATATTCGAATGGACAAGGATATGGGCGGGGGTAGCCTATACGATGTTGGTTGTTATTCTATCCAAGTAATTCGTCATCTGTCGGGTGCAGAGCCGGTGGAGGTACACGCCATTGCAGAAATTGAGCCTGAATCAGGGATTGATATTAGTACCTATGGGTATTTAAAGCTGGATAGTGGTTTGACTGCTATTTTTGATTGTAGCTTCGATATGACCGAAAGAAATGAATATGAGATTGTGGGAACAAAAGGCACGATCAAAGTTCCTCTGGCTTTTCGCCCAGATACGAATGACGGTATAGGTTCTATCCTTGTTCAAGGGAACGGAACTATCCGTGAAGAAAAAGTATATGGTGATATCTATCGATTGGAAATTGAACACTTTTCTGCAGCTATTTTAACTAATACGGATCCTGCAATTTCAGGACAATCAACGATCAATAATATGCGTGTTATAGATGCTTGTTATCAATCCATTCAATCAGGGAAGATTGTGGAAGTGAAGGTACATTTATAA
- a CDS encoding DHA2 family efflux MFS transporter permease subunit, with product MKSQETNTFKTGPILTVLLIGAIAAILNQTVLNVALPTLTEEFKVSTATAQWLITLYMLVNGIFIPITAFLMARFSTRQLFFTSMAVFSIGTIICGVAPSFALLLTGRVVQAIGAGIIMPLLISVVFRLFPMEKRGAAMGIVGVAIMFAPAVGPTLSGLLITTLSWRFIFFAILPFSLSALIAAFFVLKNVSEPRSAKLDILGVITSTFGFGGVLYGFGIAGKAGWGSMTVIIPLTIGVISLILFIIRQLNTEEPLIDLKIFKSVEFTFSIIISFFVNGVTYAAMILIPIYLQSNRGMSALESGLFLLPGSIAMAIMSPIAGKMYDRYGIKWLGIFGTIVLVGTTAAYTNLTYTTGIILLAFIYLVRSIGLTFLTMPLTTAGLNSLPSKLHGDGTAMQNTLQAIAGAIGTAVMTTIMTTQTNLFVAKEVENTAGSNSSSEQLGIISSDGLLHGINYAFLAATTFAIISLIAMILLAISITKKSKNAVAEKS from the coding sequence TTGAAAAGTCAAGAAACAAATACGTTTAAAACTGGCCCGATTTTAACTGTACTTTTAATCGGGGCCATCGCTGCTATTTTAAATCAAACAGTATTAAACGTAGCATTACCAACATTAACGGAAGAATTTAAAGTATCAACGGCAACGGCGCAATGGTTGATAACATTGTATATGTTGGTGAATGGGATTTTCATTCCGATTACGGCATTTTTAATGGCCCGTTTTTCAACACGTCAGCTCTTTTTCACCTCAATGGCTGTTTTTTCCATCGGTACAATCATTTGCGGAGTTGCACCAAGTTTTGCGCTTCTTTTAACAGGACGCGTAGTGCAAGCGATTGGTGCAGGTATTATTATGCCCTTATTAATTAGTGTTGTGTTCCGATTATTCCCAATGGAGAAGCGCGGCGCAGCAATGGGGATTGTTGGGGTTGCTATTATGTTTGCGCCAGCAGTAGGTCCCACGCTCTCAGGGCTTTTAATTACGACTTTATCATGGCGCTTTATCTTTTTCGCCATTTTACCATTTTCACTATCGGCATTAATCGCAGCTTTTTTTGTTCTGAAAAACGTCTCAGAGCCACGATCTGCCAAACTAGATATCTTAGGCGTTATTACTTCAACGTTCGGCTTCGGAGGTGTTTTATACGGGTTTGGTATTGCAGGAAAAGCAGGTTGGGGAAGTATGACTGTTATAATCCCTCTAACGATCGGGGTTATTTCACTTATATTATTTATCATACGACAACTGAATACAGAAGAACCGCTCATTGATTTAAAAATATTTAAATCAGTTGAATTTACATTTTCTATCATTATTAGCTTCTTCGTAAATGGGGTTACATATGCAGCAATGATTTTAATCCCAATTTATTTACAAAGTAATCGTGGCATGTCTGCATTAGAATCAGGTTTATTTCTTTTACCAGGAAGCATTGCCATGGCTATTATGTCACCGATTGCAGGAAAAATGTATGATCGATATGGCATCAAGTGGTTAGGTATTTTCGGCACTATTGTACTTGTCGGAACGACCGCAGCTTATACTAATTTGACTTATACAACAGGAATCATCTTACTTGCCTTTATTTATCTCGTTCGGTCAATTGGGCTCACTTTCTTAACGATGCCACTTACGACTGCCGGATTAAATTCATTGCCAAGTAAATTACACGGTGATGGCACAGCTATGCAAAATACGCTCCAGGCCATAGCAGGCGCAATTGGTACAGCCGTTATGACAACTATTATGACGACCCAAACGAATTTATTTGTAGCGAAAGAAGTTGAAAATACAGCAGGATCAAATTCGTCATCCGAACAGTTGGGGATTATTTCATCGGATGGATTACTACATGGTATTAACTATGCTTTCTTAGCTGCTACTACATTTGCGATTATTAGTCTAATTGCAATGATTTTGCTGGCGATTTCAATTACGAAGAAAAGTAAAAATGCGGTTGCTGAGAAAAGCTAA
- a CDS encoding serine hydrolase domain-containing protein produces MRRAIIISILVVIFHYFPLTSLAADSQENTPSGIPYSQLGQQVDDYVANYIGKSTAGASIVVVKDGELIINQSYGYADLEKQVEVTPDSVFEWGSATKLLVWTSVMQLVEQGRLDLEEDIQKYLPKDFFTKLHYDTPISMLNLMHHDAGWEDKYTDLFYLSPADVKPLEEVLHIFEPSQVNKPGEIVAYSNYGVALAGFIVERVTGQPFYEYVNEHIFTALDMNDTAIHPSQQDNKVVAEKRETIHGYLVNKKGIFNRSKKERIYIGLYPAGSAIGTAEDAAKFIMALMPADGKSSPLFHSNNTLNIMLTTSNFYHNGFPRNAHGFWNGLYAVDVLEHGGNTDSFSSNFTFSKEEQLGVIILTNQIAESGLSYGLPVFVYGDYVAKKDGVILPDSHKLKGNYMQARQAYKGFTKLMGALTMGNLRVEDSHSFSLFGMTFEQITPYVYKSNNEYNLFLHFTMNADKVENVSMMTTDLLPVSGKTKLFFMGSLIAAVISVLYILASLLAMVSSIIKNRKKVVVYTSVKKWIALLNFAGVAILVNFAILAVRAYSYGAYTSLLIHFWIFYAYLIFVGVFVGMVVVQWKKATYTKLQKTSYILSCVTALLLAGLIISWELYK; encoded by the coding sequence ATGAGAAGAGCAATAATAATTAGTATATTGGTAGTAATTTTTCATTATTTCCCTTTGACCTCTTTAGCAGCGGATAGTCAGGAAAACACACCATCTGGGATTCCCTATTCACAACTAGGACAACAAGTGGATGATTATGTTGCTAATTATATCGGCAAATCAACGGCTGGAGCCTCAATCGTTGTTGTGAAGGACGGTGAACTGATTATTAACCAGTCCTATGGCTATGCGGATTTGGAAAAACAAGTAGAAGTTACACCAGATTCGGTTTTTGAATGGGGTTCAGCTACAAAGCTCCTTGTGTGGACAAGTGTAATGCAGCTTGTAGAGCAAGGAAGACTGGATTTAGAGGAAGATATTCAAAAGTATTTGCCTAAAGACTTTTTCACAAAGTTACACTATGATACACCGATTTCCATGCTAAATCTCATGCACCACGACGCTGGATGGGAGGATAAGTATACCGATTTATTCTATCTATCACCCGCTGATGTAAAACCTCTTGAGGAAGTGCTGCATATTTTCGAACCTAGTCAGGTGAACAAGCCTGGAGAAATTGTTGCCTATTCCAATTACGGGGTTGCACTGGCGGGTTTTATAGTGGAAAGAGTTACAGGTCAACCGTTTTATGAGTATGTCAATGAACATATATTTACCGCCCTCGACATGAATGACACCGCAATCCATCCTTCACAACAAGATAATAAAGTTGTAGCAGAAAAAAGAGAAACTATACATGGTTATTTAGTGAATAAAAAGGGTATATTTAACCGCTCAAAAAAGGAACGAATTTACATTGGTTTGTATCCAGCCGGTAGTGCAATCGGTACTGCAGAAGATGCGGCTAAATTTATAATGGCATTGATGCCAGCAGATGGAAAAAGCAGCCCTTTGTTTCATAGTAATAATACGTTAAATATAATGCTGACTACAAGTAATTTTTATCACAATGGATTCCCTAGAAATGCACATGGATTTTGGAATGGGTTGTATGCTGTAGACGTGTTGGAACATGGAGGTAATACAGATAGTTTTTCAAGCAATTTCACTTTTTCCAAGGAAGAGCAACTGGGTGTTATCATCTTAACAAATCAAATTGCCGAATCAGGGCTGAGCTATGGATTACCAGTGTTCGTATATGGCGACTATGTGGCTAAAAAAGATGGTGTGATACTGCCTGATTCCCATAAACTTAAAGGAAACTATATGCAAGCAAGGCAAGCTTACAAAGGTTTTACAAAGTTAATGGGTGCCTTGACGATGGGGAATTTAAGGGTGGAAGATAGCCATTCATTTTCATTGTTCGGGATGACTTTTGAACAAATTACTCCTTATGTATACAAATCTAATAATGAATATAACCTATTTCTTCATTTTACAATGAATGCCGATAAAGTAGAGAATGTATCTATGATGACTACTGATCTATTACCCGTATCAGGTAAAACGAAACTGTTCTTTATGGGTAGTTTAATTGCCGCAGTTATTTCTGTGTTATATATCCTCGCATCCTTATTGGCAATGGTTAGTAGTATCATTAAAAACCGAAAAAAAGTAGTTGTATATACTTCTGTGAAAAAATGGATTGCTTTATTAAACTTTGCGGGAGTTGCTATATTAGTTAACTTCGCTATTCTCGCCGTTAGGGCATATTCGTATGGAGCTTATACCTCTCTCTTGATCCATTTTTGGATTTTTTATGCATATCTAATTTTTGTCGGAGTTTTTGTAGGTATGGTTGTCGTGCAGTGGAAAAAAGCAACTTATACAAAATTGCAAAAAACAAGTTATATACTTTCTTGTGTGACAGCTTTGCTACTGGCAGGCTTAATTATTAGTTGGGAACTCTATAAATAA
- a CDS encoding spore germination protein has product MRFFKKKTTNKSNATNPSQNQAVDPNQKDALKINLQENIQTLKGALGESADVVFREIQIGKEGIIKAGIIYTDGLTDTTALQDFILETLMLDINSYNLEKKVAPGKNLITVLKEFAMAVGEIKEVTTFDVLFTSLLSGDTILLVDGYAQALAISNKQWVERGVTEPMAQTVVRGPREGFSENLRVNTALVRRKLKDPNLWVESKTIGTRTKTNVAMMYINGVVDDKIVKEVHLRLNRIDIDGILESGNIEELIEDAAYSPFPTVFNTERPDVVAAALLEGRIAILVDGTPFVLIVPALFVQFFQSAEDYYQRADIASFIRLLRFVSFGIALLAPSFFIAITTFHQAMLPPALLINLTAQREGVPFPAFFEAMLMEFTFEILREAGVRMPRSIGSAMSIVGAFVIGTAAVEAGVISAAMVIVVSITAIASFVSPTYDIAIAVRLLRFGFMGIAAMFGLFGITVGLIALILHLCSIRSFGIPYMSPIAPFNISDQEDTFIRLPRWKMITRPRLINQQNKVRQQNSTAAKPMPPKNGV; this is encoded by the coding sequence ATGCGATTTTTTAAAAAGAAAACTACAAACAAATCAAATGCCACTAACCCTTCACAAAATCAAGCGGTGGATCCTAATCAAAAAGATGCCCTGAAAATTAATCTTCAAGAAAATATACAAACTCTAAAAGGCGCTCTAGGGGAAAGTGCGGATGTTGTATTTCGTGAAATTCAAATTGGAAAAGAAGGAATCATTAAAGCGGGAATAATATACACGGATGGATTAACTGATACAACTGCGTTACAAGACTTCATATTAGAAACACTTATGTTAGATATCAATAGTTATAATTTGGAGAAAAAAGTAGCTCCCGGGAAAAATCTCATTACCGTATTAAAAGAGTTTGCCATGGCGGTAGGGGAAATTAAAGAGGTAACTACTTTTGATGTACTTTTCACCAGCTTGTTATCGGGGGATACAATACTGCTAGTTGATGGTTATGCACAAGCTTTAGCCATTTCTAATAAGCAATGGGTTGAGCGTGGGGTAACGGAACCGATGGCCCAGACGGTAGTGAGAGGGCCCCGTGAAGGATTCTCCGAAAATTTACGTGTAAACACAGCCTTGGTTCGGCGGAAACTGAAAGATCCCAATCTTTGGGTGGAATCGAAAACTATAGGAACGCGAACGAAAACGAATGTTGCAATGATGTACATCAACGGTGTTGTAGATGACAAAATAGTGAAGGAAGTCCATTTGCGTTTAAACCGAATAGACATTGATGGAATTCTTGAAAGTGGAAATATTGAGGAATTGATTGAGGATGCGGCGTATTCACCTTTTCCCACCGTTTTCAATACGGAACGTCCCGATGTAGTGGCTGCTGCGCTATTAGAAGGACGTATAGCCATTTTGGTGGATGGGACGCCATTTGTGTTAATTGTCCCGGCATTATTTGTTCAATTTTTTCAGTCCGCTGAAGATTACTATCAGCGTGCAGATATTGCGAGTTTTATTCGTCTACTTCGTTTTGTTTCTTTCGGTATTGCTTTACTCGCGCCATCGTTTTTTATTGCAATCACAACTTTTCATCAAGCAATGCTACCACCCGCACTGCTCATTAATCTAACTGCACAACGAGAGGGTGTTCCATTTCCGGCATTTTTTGAAGCGATGTTAATGGAATTCACTTTTGAAATTTTACGCGAGGCAGGTGTAAGAATGCCGCGCTCTATTGGATCCGCTATGTCCATTGTAGGTGCATTTGTAATTGGGACGGCAGCTGTTGAAGCAGGTGTAATCTCTGCGGCAATGGTAATCGTGGTTTCGATAACCGCCATTGCGAGCTTTGTTTCACCCACTTACGACATAGCCATCGCTGTTAGGTTACTACGTTTTGGATTTATGGGGATAGCTGCTATGTTCGGTTTATTTGGAATTACGGTAGGCTTAATTGCTCTTATACTGCATTTATGCAGTATACGCTCCTTTGGCATCCCCTATATGTCTCCAATTGCTCCATTTAATATTTCTGACCAAGAGGATACATTTATTCGTTTGCCTAGATGGAAAATGATTACTCGACCTCGCCTGATCAATCAACAAAATAAAGTTAGACAACAAAATTCAACCGCTGCAAAACCAATGCCGCCAAAAAATGGGGTGTAA
- a CDS encoding MarR family winged helix-turn-helix transcriptional regulator, with translation MQRIDIMIEEDIRILFAKNAAKMRKDYAESLREIKIHVGQDYLLWQLWQKDGSSQTELCDLMGCEPPTLTNMVKKLEEYGLVTRKKDSLDARVTRVFLTEKGSALEYPIAEIWRNHQEKMLTDISVEDRVTLKRLLRQIDVNLHI, from the coding sequence TTGCAAAGGATTGATATTATGATTGAAGAGGATATTCGGATATTGTTTGCGAAAAATGCTGCGAAAATGAGAAAGGATTACGCGGAGTCGTTAAGAGAGATTAAAATCCATGTTGGGCAAGATTATCTACTTTGGCAATTATGGCAGAAAGACGGTTCATCCCAAACCGAGTTATGTGATCTTATGGGCTGTGAACCGCCGACCTTAACGAATATGGTAAAAAAGCTAGAAGAATATGGACTTGTGACAAGAAAGAAAGATTCGTTGGATGCACGAGTAACAAGGGTTTTTTTAACGGAGAAAGGAAGCGCACTTGAATATCCAATCGCAGAAATCTGGCGAAATCATCAAGAAAAAATGTTAACTGACATAAGCGTAGAGGACCGGGTAACACTGAAACGCCTCCTGCGACAAATCGATGTCAATTTACATATATAA
- a CDS encoding GerAB/ArcD/ProY family transporter produces MMQNIKINSNQFLVLVVFFTIGTSILEVPSFFADNTKQDAWITAIIGTGIGLLVIWFFTTIALWFPQLTYVQINEKVFGKWIGKAASLIFIVLSLLYTSSLLFQSGNFLNTHMLPNTPMVALNILMVGILIMGVRLGLETIARSAEILFGLFFILLFVFVILIAPEVRFENLQPVFEAEPKSIVQSSLFFVFTSSVNAIVLLMIFPSFINNVKQVRKYFLIGNLIGGVVIIGMTFLSVSVLGADKTAREIYPAYELAKRISIGNFVQRIEALMAQLGIISLYIKMILYFYATVFGIAQVLHLRDYRSLTTPLGIIIVVLSLVIYPNVVYKQNMSTTTEYSFSLVVGILIPVLLVLVYGIRKKHLKQEPES; encoded by the coding sequence ATGATGCAAAATATTAAAATAAACTCAAATCAGTTTTTGGTACTAGTTGTCTTTTTTACGATTGGTACGAGCATCTTAGAAGTACCATCGTTTTTCGCGGACAACACGAAGCAAGATGCTTGGATAACTGCCATAATTGGTACGGGAATTGGGTTATTGGTCATATGGTTTTTCACCACGATAGCACTTTGGTTTCCTCAACTAACCTATGTTCAAATCAATGAAAAAGTATTTGGAAAATGGATAGGTAAAGCCGCTTCTCTTATATTTATAGTTTTGTCACTTCTTTATACTTCAAGTCTTTTATTTCAATCAGGGAATTTCTTAAATACTCATATGTTGCCAAATACGCCTATGGTAGCGCTTAATATTCTTATGGTGGGGATTTTGATAATGGGAGTCCGTCTTGGATTGGAAACCATCGCCCGATCTGCCGAAATCTTATTTGGCCTATTCTTTATCCTTTTATTTGTATTTGTAATATTAATCGCACCTGAAGTCCGATTTGAAAACTTGCAACCTGTGTTTGAAGCAGAACCAAAAAGTATTGTTCAATCCTCCTTATTTTTTGTCTTCACGTCTTCTGTAAATGCCATTGTTTTATTAATGATTTTTCCTTCATTTATTAACAACGTTAAACAGGTAAGAAAATATTTTCTAATTGGAAATCTAATTGGTGGAGTTGTCATCATTGGCATGACATTTTTGAGTGTTTCGGTATTAGGCGCTGATAAGACTGCGAGAGAGATTTATCCAGCCTATGAATTAGCTAAAAGAATAAGTATTGGAAATTTTGTACAGCGAATTGAAGCGTTAATGGCCCAACTTGGGATTATTTCGCTCTATATTAAAATGATTCTTTATTTTTACGCCACTGTTTTTGGAATCGCACAAGTTTTACATTTGAGAGATTACCGTTCCTTAACAACACCGTTAGGGATAATTATCGTGGTCCTGTCTCTCGTAATTTATCCCAATGTCGTCTATAAACAAAATATGTCTACAACAACGGAATATTCATTTTCATTGGTTGTCGGAATTTTGATCCCCGTATTGTTGGTTTTAGTTTATGGAATACGAAAGAAGCATTTGAAACAAGAACCTGAAAGTTGA
- a CDS encoding Ger(x)C family spore germination protein — protein sequence MKRSIFILVILSLFLTGCWDKRELNELAITVAMGIDKVEDGFRVTAQVVVPSEVSTQAGSGRSTITLFQEDGETVYEALRKMTMEAPRKIYPGHLRVLVIGEELAQEGIGESLDLLSRDWEFRSDFYVSVARDRTAAEILNVTTTIENIPANEMFNTLKTSENSWSVSKSITLDKLIGDLISKGKDPVITGIYVTGNKDLGSSKLNVESITPAAKIRYDYLAVFKKDKLVGWLTERESIGFNYITNSVKTTITSVACPDEGKVSIEVIQFKSVMKGTTYKGEPQVDINIKAEGNVGAVECQIDLTELKTMEALEKVYEEEVEEIIKQTIETIQKNYKADIFGFGEAIHRSNPKEWKRLKEQWDEKYSELAVDIKVDMKLRRTGTVKNSFLDSIQD from the coding sequence ATGAAAAGAAGTATATTTATTCTCGTGATTCTCAGCCTTTTCCTTACTGGATGTTGGGACAAAAGGGAATTAAATGAGCTAGCCATTACGGTGGCAATGGGAATCGATAAAGTAGAAGACGGGTTTCGGGTAACAGCTCAAGTTGTTGTACCTTCTGAAGTGTCTACGCAAGCTGGTTCAGGGCGCTCAACGATAACCCTTTTTCAAGAGGATGGAGAAACCGTATATGAGGCTCTACGGAAAATGACAATGGAAGCACCCAGAAAAATATATCCTGGACATCTACGAGTGCTCGTGATTGGCGAGGAGTTAGCCCAAGAAGGTATAGGAGAATCCTTGGATTTACTGTCAAGAGACTGGGAATTTCGATCGGATTTTTATGTCAGTGTTGCAAGGGATAGGACTGCAGCAGAAATATTGAATGTCACAACAACTATAGAAAACATACCGGCCAATGAAATGTTTAACACGCTTAAAACGTCTGAAAATAGCTGGTCTGTATCAAAAAGTATTACATTAGATAAGCTGATTGGAGATCTTATAAGTAAAGGAAAGGACCCTGTTATAACGGGGATTTATGTAACTGGAAACAAGGATTTGGGTTCAAGTAAACTGAATGTGGAATCAATTACTCCTGCTGCCAAAATCCGTTATGATTATTTAGCTGTGTTTAAAAAAGATAAACTAGTGGGATGGTTAACTGAACGTGAAAGTATTGGGTTTAACTATATTACCAACTCTGTAAAAACAACAATAACATCTGTAGCTTGTCCCGATGAAGGGAAAGTTTCAATTGAAGTTATTCAGTTTAAATCTGTTATGAAAGGTACTACATACAAAGGCGAGCCTCAAGTGGATATCAATATTAAGGCAGAGGGGAATGTGGGGGCAGTAGAATGTCAAATCGATCTGACAGAATTAAAAACAATGGAAGCCTTAGAGAAAGTTTATGAGGAAGAAGTGGAAGAAATCATAAAACAAACTATTGAAACAATCCAAAAAAATTATAAAGCAGATATTTTTGGATTCGGAGAAGCCATTCATCGATCAAATCCCAAAGAGTGGAAAAGATTGAAGGAGCAGTGGGATGAAAAGTATAGTGAGTTGGCAGTGGACATCAAAGTTGATATGAAATTACGACGTACGGGTACAGTGAAAAATTCTTTTTTAGATAGTATACAGGATTAA
- the xylB gene encoding xylulokinase has translation MKYVIGIDLGTSAVKVLLTNQKGEVCKEISKPYPLIQLKSGYSEQDPEEWVKKTTEALSELVQQFEGNPKEIEGISFSGQMHGLVLVGQDNELLRHAILWNDTRTTKQCQEIYDIVSKEKLLEITKNPALEGFTLPKLLWVKEHERNIFEKIAYFMLPKDYLRYRLTGKIHSDYSDAAGTLLVDVSKKMWSNEMCELFAIDKSICPPLVESHEYIGTITPEFANETGLFELTKVFAGGADNACGAIGSGILSEGKTLCSIGTSGVILSYEESKNRNFDGKVHYFNHGKEDAYYTMGVTLAAGHSLEWFKRVFAENEDFDELLDSVDRIPIGANGLIFTPYLVGERTPHADSSIRASFIGMDSAHTKKDFVRAILEGITFSLNESIHIFRENGKEIDTIVPIGGGSKNETWLQMQADIFDSKIVKLSSEQGPGMGAVMLAAYGCGWFESLNQCADVFIEPIKIYQPVKENVEKYKALFTIYRQVYSQTKILNEELKSFRK, from the coding sequence ATGAAATATGTGATTGGAATTGATTTGGGCACAAGCGCAGTAAAGGTTCTACTTACGAATCAGAAGGGGGAAGTATGTAAGGAAATCTCGAAACCGTATCCACTCATTCAGTTGAAATCAGGATATAGTGAACAAGATCCGGAAGAGTGGGTGAAAAAAACAACAGAAGCTCTTTCAGAACTTGTGCAACAATTCGAAGGAAATCCGAAAGAAATAGAAGGAATCAGCTTTTCCGGTCAAATGCATGGACTTGTATTAGTAGGTCAAGATAACGAGTTATTGCGTCATGCTATTCTTTGGAATGACACGCGAACAACGAAACAATGTCAAGAGATCTATGACATTGTGAGCAAAGAAAAGTTACTTGAAATCACTAAAAATCCTGCTTTGGAAGGCTTTACTTTACCGAAACTCTTATGGGTAAAAGAACATGAGCGTAACATTTTTGAAAAGATCGCTTACTTTATGCTACCTAAAGATTATTTGCGTTATCGTTTGACGGGAAAAATACATAGTGATTACTCCGATGCAGCAGGAACATTATTAGTAGATGTGAGTAAAAAAATGTGGAGTAATGAAATGTGTGAACTGTTTGCTATTGATAAATCAATTTGTCCCCCACTTGTAGAGTCACATGAATATATTGGAACAATTACGCCTGAATTTGCAAATGAAACAGGGCTATTTGAGTTAACAAAAGTGTTTGCAGGCGGTGCAGATAATGCTTGTGGAGCCATTGGTTCGGGGATTTTATCAGAAGGAAAGACGTTATGTAGTATTGGAACATCTGGTGTAATTCTTTCCTATGAGGAATCTAAAAACCGTAACTTTGATGGGAAAGTTCACTATTTTAATCATGGAAAAGAAGATGCCTACTACACAATGGGGGTCACTTTAGCTGCTGGGCATAGTCTTGAATGGTTCAAGCGTGTTTTTGCTGAAAATGAGGACTTCGACGAATTACTAGATAGTGTTGATCGTATACCGATTGGAGCAAACGGACTGATTTTCACACCTTATTTAGTAGGAGAACGGACCCCGCATGCTGATTCTTCTATCCGTGCTAGTTTTATTGGGATGGACTCTGCTCATACAAAAAAGGATTTTGTTCGGGCAATCCTTGAAGGGATAACGTTTTCATTAAATGAATCTATTCATATCTTTAGAGAAAATGGAAAGGAAATAGATACAATTGTCCCCATCGGAGGCGGTTCGAAAAATGAAACATGGTTACAGATGCAAGCTGATATTTTCGATTCGAAAATTGTGAAGTTATCAAGTGAGCAAGGTCCCGGTATGGGTGCTGTGATGCTTGCAGCGTATGGATGTGGTTGGTTTGAATCTTTAAACCAATGTGCAGATGTGTTTATCGAACCGATTAAAATATATCAACCAGTAAAAGAAAATGTAGAAAAGTATAAAGCGCTATTTACAATTTACAGACAAGTTTATTCACAAACAAAGATACTGAATGAGGAGTTAAAGTCATTTAGGAAATAA